The following are encoded together in the Mumia sp. Pv4-285 genome:
- the cbiE gene encoding precorrin-6y C5,15-methyltransferase (decarboxylating) subunit CbiE produces MQRITVVGIGADGWDGLAMDSRRIVREAEVVMGGKRHLDSVPWAWWQVRIEWPAEVAEALPPLLEEYEGKRIVVLSSGDPLVAGIASLLVTLVDPDDVEVIPTVSSESLARARMRWSFEETALVPLSGHDVRRLLPHLAPGRKLVLLSADGGTPSSVATLLTAQGYGESTMTVFGDLGGLAESRTESTAAGWRERVSPDLNVICLSCVADSSRRSAMSRVPGLPDTAFGDAVPVVPRDVRTAALARLAPAAGDLLWGLGPGAVSIGVEWLRAEPLASALVVVPSAADVSRTREAATDLGVRELRAVEGTLPDALDDLGAPDAVFLGAHGSDAGIVEAAWSALRTGGRLVVQAVTLDDEAALVDRYRKQGGELVRIGVDVVTASGDATAWESARPVVQWSAVR; encoded by the coding sequence ATGCAGCGGATCACGGTCGTAGGCATCGGTGCGGACGGCTGGGACGGGCTCGCGATGGACTCGCGGCGGATCGTCCGCGAGGCCGAGGTCGTGATGGGTGGCAAGCGCCACCTCGACTCCGTCCCGTGGGCCTGGTGGCAGGTCAGGATCGAGTGGCCGGCGGAGGTCGCAGAAGCGCTGCCGCCGCTGCTCGAGGAGTACGAGGGCAAGCGGATCGTCGTCCTCTCCTCCGGTGACCCGCTCGTGGCCGGGATCGCGTCGCTGCTGGTGACGCTCGTGGATCCCGACGACGTCGAGGTCATCCCGACGGTCTCGTCGGAGTCGCTCGCCCGCGCCCGCATGCGGTGGTCCTTCGAGGAGACCGCGCTGGTCCCGCTCAGCGGCCACGACGTACGCCGGCTGCTCCCTCACCTGGCGCCCGGCCGCAAGCTCGTCCTCCTGTCGGCCGACGGCGGGACGCCCTCGTCGGTCGCGACCCTGCTCACGGCACAGGGCTACGGGGAGTCGACGATGACGGTGTTCGGCGACCTCGGTGGACTGGCCGAGTCGCGGACGGAGTCGACTGCCGCCGGGTGGCGCGAGCGCGTCTCGCCCGACCTCAACGTCATCTGCCTCAGCTGTGTCGCAGACTCGTCCCGCCGCTCGGCGATGTCACGCGTCCCAGGACTGCCGGACACGGCGTTCGGCGACGCGGTCCCCGTCGTGCCTCGGGACGTCCGTACGGCGGCGCTGGCGCGTCTCGCCCCGGCGGCCGGCGATCTCCTCTGGGGGCTCGGACCGGGAGCGGTGTCGATCGGCGTCGAGTGGCTGCGTGCGGAGCCGCTCGCCTCGGCGCTCGTGGTCGTGCCGTCCGCGGCCGACGTGTCCCGGACGAGGGAGGCGGCGACCGACCTCGGTGTTCGTGAGCTGCGTGCCGTCGAGGGCACGCTGCCCGACGCGCTGGACGACCTCGGCGCTCCGGACGCGGTCTTCCTCGGGGCGCACGGCTCGGACGCCGGCATCGTCGAGGCGGCCTGGTCGGCGCTCCGGACCGGTGGCCGCCTCGTCGTCCAGGCCGTCACGCTGGACGACGAGGCCGCCCTCGTCGACCGCTACCGCAAGCAGGGTGGCGAGCTCGTCCGTATCGGCGTCGACGTCGTGACGGCGTCGGGTGACGCGACGGCCTGGGAGTCTGCGCGGCCGGTCGTGCAGTGGAGTGCGGTGCGCTGA
- a CDS encoding endonuclease/exonuclease/phosphatase family protein, translating into MPLPRTRTTALLALAAGVWVLVDVVRVWAPSLITIFGQAASTPPELMGAYALGCVAVAVVVVALTARRAPGTTLGLAVGVMVVCRVGLQLSDGGRPQLVLASVGVAASIVWLALAVVRYGDVAAVGTVTGVAVSVTTHAALGTWGAVWRHDFWGWALLVVQVAVLVAATSKSRGRETVPAPGRRFAWLLMPGLLVAGVVVGNASRASAVAGTLGLVAIAAASVVAVALAGTRPRPVVAWLGAAALVGSVALALVVTVELDGIPAVTPPWAVVAYAVGPPALATVWAASARGTGASPVAVALGGLVWVALLFVYYAGYDLGYRADVVAVGAGAVVAVVAAAGVGSRSDDGPVAAVGLRATAVAGALAIAAAWAGPTLTVRPLVTEISDVQESTQVVAYNVRMGYGMDGTFRPADVAEVLLRTDVALLSEVDRGWYLNGGQDHLAILERLLERDAVFAPAADPVWGDAVLSRIPVEETVGTPLPSHGAVTGAQALAARIPVEGVPTWFVSTHLQPNDSDEGVREQTDDLAAAVRARLDDNIPLVLGGDLNTVPGSPSYEVLLDLGLVDALDGEGPTSPADAPARQIDHLLVTPDLAPSYPVVGTSQASDHLPVLVTIRPPR; encoded by the coding sequence ATGCCGCTGCCCCGCACGCGCACGACCGCTCTGCTCGCCCTCGCCGCCGGCGTGTGGGTCCTCGTGGACGTCGTCCGCGTCTGGGCCCCGTCGCTGATCACGATCTTCGGCCAGGCCGCCTCGACCCCGCCCGAGCTGATGGGCGCGTACGCGCTGGGGTGCGTGGCGGTCGCGGTGGTCGTCGTCGCGCTGACAGCCCGACGTGCTCCCGGCACGACGCTCGGCCTCGCGGTCGGCGTGATGGTCGTGTGTCGGGTCGGCCTGCAGCTGAGCGACGGCGGCCGCCCTCAGCTGGTCCTCGCGTCCGTCGGCGTCGCCGCCTCGATCGTGTGGCTCGCGCTCGCCGTCGTCCGGTACGGCGACGTGGCCGCTGTCGGCACGGTGACCGGGGTGGCGGTCTCGGTGACGACGCACGCGGCGCTCGGCACGTGGGGCGCGGTCTGGCGGCACGACTTCTGGGGGTGGGCGCTGCTCGTCGTCCAGGTCGCCGTCCTCGTCGCCGCGACCTCCAAGTCGAGGGGCCGTGAGACAGTCCCTGCTCCGGGTCGCCGGTTCGCGTGGCTGCTGATGCCCGGTCTCCTGGTCGCCGGCGTCGTGGTCGGCAACGCGAGTCGCGCCAGCGCGGTCGCCGGCACCCTCGGCCTGGTCGCGATCGCTGCGGCGTCGGTCGTCGCGGTGGCGCTCGCCGGCACGCGCCCTCGGCCCGTGGTCGCCTGGCTCGGGGCTGCGGCCCTGGTCGGGTCGGTCGCGCTCGCCCTCGTCGTCACCGTCGAGCTGGACGGCATCCCCGCCGTGACCCCGCCCTGGGCCGTCGTCGCGTACGCCGTCGGCCCGCCGGCACTCGCGACCGTCTGGGCCGCCTCGGCCCGTGGCACGGGCGCGTCGCCGGTCGCCGTGGCGCTGGGCGGGCTCGTGTGGGTCGCGCTGCTTTTCGTCTACTACGCCGGGTACGACCTGGGCTACCGCGCCGACGTCGTGGCCGTCGGCGCCGGCGCCGTGGTCGCCGTGGTCGCGGCAGCAGGTGTGGGATCACGGTCCGACGACGGCCCGGTCGCCGCCGTCGGGCTGCGCGCCACTGCCGTCGCGGGCGCGCTCGCGATCGCCGCGGCCTGGGCCGGCCCCACCCTGACGGTTCGCCCGCTCGTCACCGAGATCTCCGACGTGCAGGAGTCGACCCAGGTCGTGGCGTACAACGTGCGGATGGGTTACGGCATGGACGGCACTTTCCGCCCCGCCGACGTCGCCGAGGTCCTGCTCCGCACCGACGTGGCGCTGCTCAGCGAGGTGGACCGCGGCTGGTACCTCAACGGAGGTCAGGACCACCTCGCGATCCTCGAGCGCCTGCTCGAGCGCGACGCCGTGTTCGCACCGGCCGCCGACCCGGTGTGGGGCGACGCCGTCCTCTCGAGGATCCCGGTCGAGGAGACCGTCGGCACTCCCCTCCCGTCCCACGGCGCCGTGACGGGGGCGCAGGCGTTGGCGGCTCGGATCCCCGTGGAGGGCGTCCCCACGTGGTTCGTGTCGACCCACCTGCAGCCGAACGACAGCGACGAGGGTGTGCGCGAGCAGACCGACGACCTGGCCGCCGCCGTTCGTGCGCGCCTCGACGACAACATCCCGCTCGTGCTCGGCGGTGATCTCAACACGGTGCCCGGCAGTCCCTCGTACGAGGTGCTCCTCGACCTCGGGCTGGTGGACGCTCTCGACGGGGAGGGACCCACCTCGCCCGCCGACGCCCCCGCCCGGCAGATCGACCACCTGTTGGTGACGCCCGACCTCGCCCCGTCGTACCCCGTGGTCGGCACCAGCCAGGCCTCGGACCACCTGCCCGTCCTCGTGACCATCAGGCCGCCGCGCTGA